The window AATCTTAGAAAACAATAAAACTTTAGGAAATAAAATAGTTAAACTTTACAATCTTATTGACTTTGATAGGGTTATAAAGTTGAGTTTGCAAAATTTTTCACTTAATGAGTTAAATTTTATAAAAGATAAATATATCATATCCGTTATGAGATTAGATTCAAAACAAAAAGATTTTGACACCTTAATAGGTGCTCATAAATTATTGAAGAAAAAAGGTATAAAAGTTAAACACTACATTATTGGGGGGGGACCAGATAAACACTATATTGAAGAGAAATTAATAGAAAATAACCTTAATAATGAACTAATTTTATTAGGTTCTAAAGAAAATCCGTATCCTTGGATAAAAAATTCTTTGTTTTTGGTCCATAGTTCAAAGTATGAAGGTATGGCCATTGTTTTAGTCGAAGCAATGATTTTAGAAGTCCCCGTAATATCAACCTCTTGTCCCGTAGGCCCTAGCGATGTTTTGGATCATGGAAAACAAGGAGTTTTAGTTAAGATGGGGGATCCATCAGATCTTGCACAAGCAATACATTCAATGTTGTTTGACAAGAAAAGTAGAGAAGAATTTAAGAAAAAAAATAAAGAGTGGTTAAATGAATTCCATTCCTCAAAATCCTTGAATACATTAAAAAATGTATTAGATTTGAATTAATAATGATCAGGTGCTATGACCCATTTCTAATATTAGCTGAATGAAATCAACCTATAAAATTAAATTAATAAAAAATTTTAGTAAAAATAAATAATTTTTTTAAAAAAAATCAATTTTTGATTCCACATATAGAATTAGTTTTGTAATGAGGAAGGAGATTGCAATGAAAAGAACTGCATGTCAATTAATACAAATTTTAGATAATCTAACTTTAAAAAAAAACAGAATTATATTTCATAGCTATCCAGATTACTCAGATAATTCTTATGCCTTATTTAAATATTTTTTAAAAAAAAAATTAAAATATGAAATCATTTGGTTAGTAGATAAATGTCCTTTGGATGAAATTAAAGAAAAAATAAAAAAAGAATTTGGTGTAAATATAAAAGTATACAAAAAAAGTTCAGTAAGTGGTATTCTGAGTTATTTGAGCTCAAAATATGTTTTTTTTACTCATGGACTATACGGAGGAATAGTTTCTGGAAAAAATAAAAAAAGAATCAATTTATGGCATGGGATGCAATTAAAAAGAATGGGTAAATTAGATAAAAAAGATAGTTTAAATAAGAATTTTACAAAACAGGATTTTGTAATAGCCACATCCAACCTATATAAAGATATAAATTCTGAAATGTTTAATTTAAAAAAATCTAATGTTTTGATTACTGGACAACCTAGAAATGATTTGTTATTCGAAGATACTAATTTTTTTAAAAAAACTGGTATCAATAGTGATATTTATAAAAAATTAATTATATGGATGCCAACTTATAGAAATGCTATTGATGGAAAAAGAAACGATGGATTAAATCAAAAAAACTATATCTCTATTTTTAAAATTTCAGAATTAGAGGAATTGAACGAATTTTTAAAGAAAATGGAAGTTTTTTTATTAATAAAAATTCATCCAATGGATATTATAAATAAATTGTCAATAAAAAATTATTCTAACTTATTAGTTTTAAAATCCGGTTATTTACAAAAAATAAATGAACAATTATATCCGTTATTAGGAAAATTTGATGCTCTAATAACGGATTATTCATCAGTATATGTAGATTTCCTGATATTAAACAGACCTATCGCATTTGTTAATACAGATGAAGAGCAGTATTCTAAATATAGAGGATTTGTTTTTAAAAACTATAAAGAATATATGCCGGGAGAATTTATAAAAACCAAACAATCTTTTTATAAATTTATTCAAGATTTAGTTAACGAAAAAGATAAATATTATCTAAAAAGATCAAGAGTAAACAAAGCCTTTAATAAATATTTTGATAATAAATCATGTGAGAGGCTTATAGAAAAATTGAAACTATAAATATTAGTATGTTTCCGTCTGATCTGTATTTAAAAAGTAATTTTTTAAACAATTTGAATAATATGAAGGTAGTGATAAACATGTATATTTTAATTTTATTATATTTTTCACTTAGAAGTTTTTTCATTTTACCAAATGGGTTCATTCAAATTTTTGATGTTTTTTTTATATTAAATTTTTTCTTATACATACTGAAAAGAAAAAAATTTTCGAGCGAAGAAATAAGATGTCTAACTCCTTTTATTTTATTTATAGGTTTAGTATGCTTAGTAAATATTATATGGTCCATATATGATGAAGATTTTAGTTATTTAAAATCAATATTATTTTATTTCTATAATCTATTTTTCGTATTAGTAAATTTGAGACTCTTTCTGGAAAATAGTACCTTGTACAAAAAATATCTCGACAAAGCGGCGCTGATAAATTTAGTTATAAATTTAATCCTTCTAACTTTGGGTCTTGGAAGACATTGGCAGGGTCGAAATTACTTGTACTTTGGAGACCCCAATCAAATGAGTTATTTTTATGTATCGACAATATTGATCTCAAATTTACTTGATTTAAAACATAAAAATATAATTTCAATACTGTCGTTACTATTAATAATAATGACAAGTTCAAGGTCTGGTTTATTAGTCGTTAGCAGTTATTATATTCTTTTGATTATAAAGAGTAGAAATAGTCTTATAAAAAAAAATCAGACTAAAAATTTAAAAAAAATTATCATAACAATTTTTATATCTATCAGTTTTTTAACTATTTATCACCAAGAAATTAATGAACAATTGGCATTTACAATAAGTAGATTTGGAGAAAGCGGCGATGATGATACTCTGTTTTCAAGAGGGTGGGACAGAATTTACTTTTATCCTAAATATGTTATCCTTGGATCAGGTGAAGGGGGGTATGAAGATGGTCAGAAGTTTTCAAAATCAGTTTTTCATTCTACATTAGAAACCCATAGCACCTGGGCAAATATAATACTATCATATGGAGTGCTAGGTTCTTTTTTGTTTTTAAATATAATTTATAAATTTTTAAAATATAGAGACTGGTATTTATATTTTATACCATTATTCTTAAATGGATTGTCTAAGGTAGACACTAGGCAAACTACTTTTTGGTTCATAATTATTTTGATGATTTATTTTTCTAAAAATAATAAGCAAAAAAAAATACAATAGTCACAATATATAAATAATCAAACTATAGCGATAAACAAAATAAGGTTATTAAGGATGATTAAAATGGCTATAAAAAATGAAATTAAATCTGGATTATTTATAAGGTTCATAAGCAGATACTGTGGAGTGGTGGTTCAGGTAATAACCATGGGAATTCTAGCAAGACTCCTATCACCTAAAGAATTTGGTGTTATTGCTGTTGTTACAGTATTTATTCGTTTTTTTGAATTATTAAGCCATATGGGACTAGGTTCTGCAATTATTCAAAATAATGATTTGAATGACAAAGACCATTCTGCAATTTTTAGCTTTACAATTATCGCTGGAATATTTTTTGCATTTTGTTTTTATAACTTTTCATATGTCATAGCAAAATTTTATTTAAATGAAGAATATATAAAAATCTGTAAGTATTTATCTATTAGTGTACTATTTTCTTCTTTTAATATAGTCCCAAAATCTCTAATGAGAAAAAAATTTAAATTAAAAAAAATGGGTATAATTGAAGTTAGTGCCGATATAATTTCTGGGCTAGTGGCTATTTATTTGGCATATAATAAAATAAGTTATTATGCATTAATTTGGAAATCTAATTTAAGATTAATAATTCTTTTTACCTTTCAGTATATATTTTCTGAATTAAAATTTAAATATATCTTAAATTTAAAACCTATACTTAAAATAGCAAAATTTTCAGTATGGCAGTTTTTATCAGATTTTACAAGTTTCTTTTCAATTAACTTAGGTAACATACTTATCGGTAAATATATTGGATTAGTAAATTTAGGTTATTATGACAAAGCATATACACTAATGTCATATCCTACATATAATTTATTATATGTCATAAGCCCTGTACTGCATCCTGTATTGGCCAAATATCAAGATGAATATAAAACCATATATAATTCTTATTTAAAAATAATTAGGATCTCTACTTTAATAGGTATGCCCCTGTCCGTATACCTTTACTTTACTGCAGAAGAATTAATAAAAATTGTATTTGGACAGCAATGGATTCAAAGTGTTCCTATATTTAAAATACTAGCCCTATCTATTTGGGTTCAGATTTCCTTGTCATGTAGTGATTCTATTTTTAAAGTCACAGGAAGAACAGATTATTTATTTTTAAAAACATTTCTTAGTAATATTTTTATGGCTTTGGGAATTTTTTTCGGAATACAACATAAAAGTTTAAATATAATTGCATATGGGATGTTGTTTTCATTTTTTATTAGTTTTTTTATTAATTATTGGATAATTTTCAAAATTATTTTTAAGAGCAGACTTAAGTTATTTTTTAATGAATTGAAAAGTTCAATTATTATAACAATAATTATTTTTGCACTTTTGAGTATAATTAGTAGTCATCTCTATCTAAAAAATATTTATTTTCTATTTTTAATAAAAAGTTTGATCACATTTATTGGTTTTATAGTTGCCTTATTTTTTACTAAGGAATCAAAGTTTATATTTAACATTTTTTTTAAAGACAATATACTTCTATTAAAAAAATAACGTATAAACCTTCATTTTTTAATAAAAGTCAATGATTTTAAAATTATTTTGATAAGGCATACTGAAATAGCTGTCTATTATTAGATTTGTTAATACATCTAACAGAAAACACTAAATAGAAAGGATTAATCAATGGATAAAAAAAAAGAATATTTGAAAATATTAAATACATACAAAAAAAATATTGATTTCTACAATGTTTCGAAAAAATGTTTAAATAAGACGGCTCAATATAAAGGTGATAGGCTTACAATCTATGAGACCTCGGTATGTGTAGTAGCTCCAACCCTCATAAGTTATATGCTATGGGTACTAAAAGAGGCACAGAAAAGAGATATAAAAAAGTTATATTTTTTAGCTAGAGATGGATTGATAATGTATGAAATAAGCAAAATATTAATTCAAAATTATAATTTTAATATAGAATGTAGATATTTATATTGTAGCCGATTATCTCTGATAAACCCGATATATATTGTAGATAAAGAAGA is drawn from uncultured Ilyobacter sp. and contains these coding sequences:
- a CDS encoding O-antigen ligase family protein; translation: MYKKYLDKAALINLVINLILLTLGLGRHWQGRNYLYFGDPNQMSYFYVSTILISNLLDLKHKNIISILSLLLIIMTSSRSGLLVVSSYYILLIIKSRNSLIKKNQTKNLKKIIITIFISISFLTIYHQEINEQLAFTISRFGESGDDDTLFSRGWDRIYFYPKYVILGSGEGGYEDGQKFSKSVFHSTLETHSTWANIILSYGVLGSFLFLNIIYKFLKYRDWYLYFIPLFLNGLSKVDTRQTTFWFIIILMIYFSKNNKQKKIQ
- a CDS encoding glycosyltransferase, with the translated sequence MKYIYIYTRYGLALGGVGIALMEILKRLNELDGIKLKLIVEKELFFESDLTDKVPHDVEIMYLKNQNAYENLFLVKKMKEILTSTKSSKTKILIIRSIDRIINRINVKNTLKNENIDILIDFDMSLCGKIKMIKALKKIVWIHNYINIYPWYSWKNNVKHYDNIVVTCEESKKTILENNKTLGNKIVKLYNLIDFDRVIKLSLQNFSLNELNFIKDKYIISVMRLDSKQKDFDTLIGAHKLLKKKGIKVKHYIIGGGPDKHYIEEKLIENNLNNELILLGSKENPYPWIKNSLFLVHSSKYEGMAIVLVEAMILEVPVISTSCPVGPSDVLDHGKQGVLVKMGDPSDLAQAIHSMLFDKKSREEFKKKNKEWLNEFHSSKSLNTLKNVLDLN
- a CDS encoding CDP-glycerol glycerophosphotransferase family protein — protein: MKRTACQLIQILDNLTLKKNRIIFHSYPDYSDNSYALFKYFLKKKLKYEIIWLVDKCPLDEIKEKIKKEFGVNIKVYKKSSVSGILSYLSSKYVFFTHGLYGGIVSGKNKKRINLWHGMQLKRMGKLDKKDSLNKNFTKQDFVIATSNLYKDINSEMFNLKKSNVLITGQPRNDLLFEDTNFFKKTGINSDIYKKLIIWMPTYRNAIDGKRNDGLNQKNYISIFKISELEELNEFLKKMEVFLLIKIHPMDIINKLSIKNYSNLLVLKSGYLQKINEQLYPLLGKFDALITDYSSVYVDFLILNRPIAFVNTDEEQYSKYRGFVFKNYKEYMPGEFIKTKQSFYKFIQDLVNEKDKYYLKRSRVNKAFNKYFDNKSCERLIEKLKL
- a CDS encoding lipopolysaccharide biosynthesis protein, yielding MAIKNEIKSGLFIRFISRYCGVVVQVITMGILARLLSPKEFGVIAVVTVFIRFFELLSHMGLGSAIIQNNDLNDKDHSAIFSFTIIAGIFFAFCFYNFSYVIAKFYLNEEYIKICKYLSISVLFSSFNIVPKSLMRKKFKLKKMGIIEVSADIISGLVAIYLAYNKISYYALIWKSNLRLIILFTFQYIFSELKFKYILNLKPILKIAKFSVWQFLSDFTSFFSINLGNILIGKYIGLVNLGYYDKAYTLMSYPTYNLLYVISPVLHPVLAKYQDEYKTIYNSYLKIIRISTLIGMPLSVYLYFTAEELIKIVFGQQWIQSVPIFKILALSIWVQISLSCSDSIFKVTGRTDYLFLKTFLSNIFMALGIFFGIQHKSLNIIAYGMLFSFFISFFINYWIIFKIIFKSRLKLFFNELKSSIIITIIIFALLSIISSHLYLKNIYFLFLIKSLITFIGFIVALFFTKESKFIFNIFFKDNILLLKK